A region of Leclercia adecarboxylata DNA encodes the following proteins:
- a CDS encoding phage tail assembly chaperone, whose protein sequence is MTQFSLIPNPTFSATASIPQAGKEDGKLTFSFRHKTLEELRALDEQLQKKADGKKAPIAPQADYLMEIVDGWALPDEFTRDNVIVLLQNYPRAFDSIGLAYTKELMGIREKN, encoded by the coding sequence ATGACTCAATTCTCCCTGATCCCGAACCCAACGTTTTCAGCTACTGCCAGCATCCCACAAGCCGGGAAAGAAGACGGCAAACTGACCTTCAGCTTCCGCCATAAAACGCTTGAAGAGCTGCGCGCTCTGGACGAGCAACTGCAAAAAAAAGCCGATGGCAAAAAAGCGCCTATCGCGCCACAGGCCGACTATCTGATGGAAATCGTCGACGGCTGGGCGCTGCCGGATGAGTTCACCCGCGATAACGTGATCGTCCTCCTGCAGAACTATCCGCGCGCGTTCGACAGCATCGGCCTGGCCTACACCAAAGAGCTGATGGGTATCCGCGAAAAAAACTGA
- a CDS encoding DUF1799 domain-containing protein — MYTPGPTLAELAAFGLTPEDVEEEVGILPSIWEAFTVFSTLATQWRVGASGATGLDYNVLPWVFELHGVEDAAACMADIRIMESEALKVMHKETA; from the coding sequence ATGTATACACCGGGACCGACACTCGCGGAGTTAGCCGCTTTTGGTTTAACGCCTGAGGACGTGGAGGAAGAGGTGGGGATCCTGCCATCCATATGGGAGGCCTTTACCGTCTTCTCCACTCTGGCGACCCAATGGCGCGTCGGTGCGAGCGGTGCGACCGGTCTTGATTACAACGTTCTCCCTTGGGTGTTTGAATTGCACGGGGTTGAGGATGCGGCGGCCTGCATGGCTGATATTCGAATCATGGAAAGCGAGGCTCTCAAAGTGATGCATAAGGAGACGGCCTGA
- a CDS encoding phage tail tape measure protein — protein sequence MSDQIASITLRADVSDLKTASNELDKLGEAAAGAVGKADDLNSVFRAGAESAKQGSEGLKEQQTALKGLLENIDPVNKALNRLDEQQAALRNFQTKGFLDTDDFQHYNKILDDTRLKLTDTGEAAARAQAELAATHAAEKQSAALKNLLGSIDPTIRAFNSLDEQHAQLVAHFEAGRINGTQFEHFNTILNQTRERLSGVADVLPDALSRQELAARRAGISVGQYSAAMRTLPAQFTDIATQLAGGQSPFLILLQQGGQIKDQFGSVQGALSGVGEYIRSMVGMINPTTIALGGLVGTIGLLAAAAYSSSEQFDQVARSVIMMGGAGFASMQQLNQAAEEVAGKTNTSVSSTVDTLVALNDTGKYTASQMKQIATSITLMGKAGNDTKTAMVDFGKIVSDPVKGLASLNEQYGFVDEAMMKHIIQLRKQKGEQAAVTEAIDLFAGVMAKRAEETTRATDNIGQSWQWLKKTSSDTFDDIGVTVRAWGNQVLDIFDLVKASIKDRFLNITSLDAKFTGTLAGWAEKIPGGGAITEFLGMDVEAMKKAGTEADKEIAANKKRYEELWKRVTAPNAQASYEAEARGVNVKGEGGSSRASRDAVSKLAEDSSKKTREAKATLDAGDRTLENYRAQARTLTETLETLRQTGETHAKNTEFSKQQSHFAELDEASKTRALTAQEKSLLSSREAILNAAKVVDQKNKEVETQQKINGLAQQANKYVTQMAEKTDALRDSAGLSSRQTQRLMEEAQLRQGWLNGGGKLEDAGYEKELAALRKYYAEEDKLRGDWKAGAVSGWNEYLDAATNTYDAVKNVASSTLTGLSDMLTELMTTGTASIKEFGKSMLKMILDVTNRLMVAYAVQAAMGWISGGSGGGATPGGAYANAAAGVTFNAKGGVYESPGLSKYVNGVYDSPQHFTFQGASKFAKGGVFAEAGAEAIMPLTRDSAGRLGVRAQGGGGALPQVNIDIYVDNKGNTSSNTSGDGSAAARALGKEIEVKVTEILMRAARSDGLLGRQFQTK from the coding sequence ATGAGTGACCAAATCGCCTCGATCACATTGCGTGCTGACGTATCCGATCTGAAAACAGCCAGCAATGAACTGGATAAACTCGGTGAAGCCGCGGCGGGAGCCGTAGGTAAAGCCGATGACCTTAACAGTGTATTCCGCGCTGGCGCTGAGTCTGCGAAACAGGGCAGCGAAGGTCTCAAAGAGCAGCAGACTGCGCTCAAAGGCCTGCTGGAGAATATCGATCCGGTAAACAAGGCGCTGAACCGCCTGGATGAACAGCAGGCTGCGCTGCGTAACTTCCAGACCAAAGGCTTCCTGGATACCGACGATTTTCAGCACTACAACAAAATCCTGGACGATACCCGACTTAAGCTGACGGATACCGGCGAAGCAGCTGCGCGTGCCCAGGCAGAACTCGCGGCCACTCACGCGGCAGAGAAGCAATCAGCCGCGCTGAAGAACCTGCTGGGTTCAATCGACCCGACGATCCGCGCATTCAACTCGCTGGACGAGCAGCATGCGCAGCTGGTGGCACACTTCGAAGCAGGGCGCATTAACGGCACCCAGTTCGAGCATTTCAACACCATCCTTAACCAGACGCGTGAGCGGCTCTCTGGAGTGGCAGACGTGCTGCCTGATGCACTTTCCCGGCAAGAGTTAGCTGCACGCCGCGCCGGTATCTCCGTGGGCCAGTACAGCGCGGCCATGCGCACGCTGCCAGCACAGTTCACCGATATTGCTACCCAGCTGGCTGGTGGGCAGTCTCCGTTCCTGATCCTGCTCCAGCAGGGCGGGCAGATTAAAGACCAGTTTGGCTCAGTGCAGGGGGCGCTGTCCGGCGTAGGTGAATACATCCGCAGCATGGTCGGGATGATTAACCCAACCACGATTGCCTTGGGTGGTCTGGTTGGCACCATTGGCCTGCTGGCTGCAGCCGCGTACAGTTCGTCTGAACAGTTCGATCAGGTGGCGCGCTCTGTCATCATGATGGGCGGCGCTGGCTTCGCCTCAATGCAGCAGCTCAACCAGGCCGCTGAAGAGGTGGCGGGCAAGACGAACACCTCGGTCAGCTCGACGGTCGATACCCTGGTTGCGCTGAATGACACTGGCAAATATACCGCCAGCCAGATGAAGCAGATCGCCACGTCCATCACCCTGATGGGCAAGGCAGGCAACGATACCAAAACGGCGATGGTCGACTTTGGCAAGATTGTCAGCGACCCGGTGAAAGGGCTGGCCAGCCTAAATGAGCAATATGGCTTTGTCGACGAAGCCATGATGAAGCACATTATCCAGCTGCGTAAGCAGAAAGGGGAGCAGGCGGCAGTTACCGAAGCCATTGATCTGTTTGCTGGCGTAATGGCAAAACGAGCAGAAGAGACCACCAGGGCGACCGACAATATCGGGCAGTCCTGGCAATGGCTGAAGAAAACATCATCTGACACCTTTGATGATATTGGGGTTACCGTCCGCGCCTGGGGAAATCAGGTACTGGATATTTTTGATTTGGTTAAGGCGTCGATAAAGGATCGCTTTCTCAATATCACCTCATTGGATGCCAAATTTACCGGGACCTTAGCTGGCTGGGCTGAAAAAATACCTGGTGGCGGTGCAATAACTGAGTTCCTCGGCATGGATGTCGAGGCTATGAAAAAGGCCGGAACTGAAGCTGACAAAGAGATCGCGGCGAACAAAAAACGCTACGAAGAACTCTGGAAGCGGGTTACTGCACCCAACGCCCAGGCAAGTTATGAAGCCGAAGCGCGAGGTGTAAACGTTAAAGGAGAGGGTGGATCGAGCCGAGCATCGAGGGATGCGGTATCGAAACTTGCCGAGGACTCTTCCAAAAAGACCCGAGAAGCAAAGGCCACGCTGGATGCGGGCGATCGCACCCTGGAGAACTACCGCGCCCAAGCCAGAACCCTAACGGAAACTCTCGAAACCCTTCGGCAGACCGGCGAGACCCACGCCAAAAACACAGAGTTCAGTAAACAGCAATCCCACTTTGCTGAACTGGATGAGGCCTCCAAAACTCGCGCCCTGACTGCTCAGGAGAAATCTCTACTGTCGAGCCGCGAGGCCATTCTGAATGCCGCCAAGGTGGTGGATCAGAAAAACAAGGAAGTGGAGACCCAGCAGAAGATTAACGGGCTGGCTCAGCAGGCGAACAAGTACGTCACACAGATGGCTGAAAAGACCGATGCATTGCGTGATAGTGCCGGGTTAAGTAGTCGTCAAACGCAGCGTCTGATGGAGGAAGCGCAGCTCCGACAGGGGTGGCTGAATGGTGGCGGCAAGCTTGAAGATGCTGGGTATGAAAAAGAACTGGCAGCGCTTCGGAAGTATTACGCGGAAGAAGATAAACTTCGCGGTGATTGGAAAGCTGGTGCTGTAAGCGGCTGGAATGAATATCTGGACGCTGCCACGAATACCTATGATGCCGTGAAAAACGTTGCCAGTTCCACGCTAACAGGTCTAAGCGACATGCTGACTGAGCTTATGACAACAGGCACAGCGTCGATTAAAGAGTTCGGCAAGTCGATGCTCAAGATGATCCTGGATGTGACGAACCGCCTCATGGTTGCCTACGCAGTGCAGGCTGCAATGGGATGGATTAGTGGTGGGTCTGGTGGTGGCGCTACGCCTGGCGGCGCTTATGCCAATGCGGCCGCGGGCGTTACATTCAACGCTAAAGGCGGTGTTTACGAGTCCCCAGGCCTCAGCAAATATGTGAATGGCGTCTATGATTCCCCTCAGCACTTCACCTTTCAGGGGGCATCGAAATTTGCGAAAGGTGGGGTCTTCGCTGAAGCAGGCGCTGAGGCGATCATGCCGCTTACTCGGGACTCTGCGGGGCGATTGGGGGTCAGGGCGCAAGGTGGAGGTGGTGCGCTACCGCAGGTCAATATTGATATCTACGTCGATAACAAGGGCAACACATCATCAAACACGTCTGGAGATGGTAGTGCTGCAGCGCGGGCTTTAGGAAAGGAAATTGAAGTCAAGGTGACGGAAATTCTGATGAGAGCGGCTCGGAGCGATGGTCTCCTTGGTAGGCAGTTCCAGACAAAGTAA
- a CDS encoding DUF6694 family lipoprotein has product MIVKKMLLICSVALLLSGCDKPKIDASTDETMKSSLQKVKDSLPEDKQQEFSEATSTILMNSVDMKAMMAGALSGNGDAIAMQQAQKAKDALNGKTGEEIINEAKAIQAERAQKEQKQALQEIADLQDKRVKSQQAKEELKKFVVNKSRFYFQKQEYGRPRPVIELSVENKTNTPISRAYFKGTIASPGRAIPWLVDTFNYPIPGGLEPGEKADWPLLPNMFSDWGKVEAPDDAVFTVEVVRLDGPDGNTLFDAEGFGENDQKRLDMLMSKYSAK; this is encoded by the coding sequence ATGATAGTGAAAAAAATGTTGTTAATTTGTTCTGTGGCTTTATTGCTATCTGGGTGCGATAAACCAAAAATTGACGCTTCAACGGATGAAACAATGAAGTCGTCTCTTCAGAAGGTTAAGGATTCTCTTCCTGAAGATAAACAACAAGAATTTAGTGAGGCAACGTCAACCATATTAATGAATAGCGTCGATATGAAAGCTATGATGGCTGGCGCTTTGTCAGGAAATGGCGATGCAATCGCCATGCAGCAAGCTCAGAAAGCAAAGGATGCACTGAACGGAAAGACAGGGGAAGAAATAATAAACGAAGCTAAAGCTATTCAGGCGGAGCGGGCTCAAAAAGAACAGAAGCAAGCTTTACAAGAAATCGCAGATCTTCAAGACAAGAGAGTGAAATCTCAGCAGGCTAAGGAAGAGCTTAAGAAGTTTGTTGTTAACAAATCTCGGTTTTATTTTCAAAAGCAAGAATATGGAAGACCTCGCCCGGTTATTGAATTAAGTGTTGAAAATAAAACCAACACCCCGATATCTAGAGCATATTTTAAGGGTACGATTGCATCACCCGGACGAGCCATCCCATGGTTGGTAGATACATTTAATTATCCGATCCCTGGAGGGCTCGAACCAGGTGAGAAAGCGGATTGGCCCCTGCTTCCAAACATGTTTTCAGATTGGGGAAAAGTCGAAGCCCCTGACGATGCCGTATTTACTGTAGAGGTCGTGAGGCTTGATGGTCCGGATGGCAATACCTTGTTTGATGCGGAAGGATTCGGCGAAAATGATCAAAAGCGACTCGACATGCTCATGAGCAAGTATTCAGCTAAATAA
- a CDS encoding phage tail protein, with protein sequence MAENGINSTAIQVPMKHVGAEAEVNTIRDFLLAHTVKAFIITPPGEVKGLYRVVADSVRKNQLNSKFSELTFTIKRAYGVYA encoded by the coding sequence GTGGCCGAAAACGGTATTAACTCCACGGCCATTCAGGTACCGATGAAGCATGTCGGCGCAGAGGCGGAAGTAAACACGATCCGCGACTTCCTGCTTGCCCACACGGTCAAGGCCTTCATCATCACGCCGCCAGGTGAGGTGAAAGGGCTGTACCGGGTTGTCGCTGACTCCGTGCGGAAAAACCAACTGAACAGCAAATTCTCTGAGTTGACCTTCACTATCAAACGGGCCTACGGAGTCTACGCATAA
- a CDS encoding phage minor tail protein L, whose translation MALVDQAAMLAPGGRVRLVEVDASEFSGGIHRFHYAPFPHTPAEIDAANGDESKLGPKPIIWDGNAYEFWPFQVADLSLSTDQAAEPKLNASNLDGHITALCLQFKDMVNAKVSIIDTYAIYLDAVNFPGGVNPTADPTAFSLQTFWLDTKTSEDDEVVSWAMSSPADLQGLVIPTRQITSLCEWALRGQYRSGDGCTYNGTAYFDAKGNAVADPALDVCGGCLSDCLKRFGAGLADPNAANLDFGGFPATVLFSR comes from the coding sequence ATGGCACTTGTCGATCAGGCGGCGATGCTGGCACCGGGTGGCAGAGTCCGCCTGGTCGAAGTGGACGCCTCCGAGTTCAGTGGTGGGATCCACCGCTTTCACTATGCCCCATTCCCTCACACGCCAGCAGAGATTGACGCGGCAAACGGTGACGAATCCAAACTGGGACCGAAGCCCATAATCTGGGATGGCAACGCATACGAGTTCTGGCCTTTTCAGGTGGCGGATCTGTCTCTATCAACTGATCAGGCCGCTGAGCCAAAGCTTAATGCTTCCAACCTCGATGGGCATATCACCGCGCTGTGTCTGCAGTTCAAGGACATGGTAAATGCGAAGGTGAGCATCATCGACACCTATGCCATTTATCTCGATGCGGTGAACTTTCCGGGCGGCGTAAACCCGACAGCGGATCCGACGGCGTTCTCCCTGCAAACCTTTTGGCTCGATACCAAAACCTCAGAAGACGACGAGGTGGTGTCCTGGGCAATGAGCAGTCCTGCAGACCTGCAGGGGCTGGTGATCCCCACCCGGCAAATCACTTCGCTCTGCGAATGGGCGCTGCGCGGCCAGTACCGCAGCGGCGACGGCTGCACCTACAACGGCACGGCGTATTTCGATGCGAAAGGCAATGCGGTCGCTGATCCGGCGCTGGACGTGTGCGGCGGCTGCCTGAGTGACTGTCTTAAACGGTTTGGTGCTGGACTGGCAGATCCTAACGCAGCAAACCTCGACTTTGGCGGCTTCCCGGCAACCGTTCTCTTCTCCCGATAA
- a CDS encoding C40 family peptidase, protein MNKTIMAAIRAHALEESPRECCGFVIQAGRRQRYIPVPNSHENPTEHFRIDGEHWANAEDAGTIIRIIHSHPGDGARPIPSDLDRQQCNNSGVVWGIYAPDCDEYAEVTPDAIPLIGRPFILGSHDCWGLVMDWHATQGVMLNDFRVDYPWWESQYPDNLYFDNWEREGFVECDPTTGCMVIMQVESAKWNHAGIITEEGELLHHLYGQPSCVTPYARGYFKDRTMICVRHKDLQQEIQPWRV, encoded by the coding sequence ATGAACAAAACCATTATGGCGGCGATCCGCGCGCATGCGTTGGAGGAATCCCCGCGCGAGTGCTGCGGCTTCGTTATCCAAGCGGGGCGGCGTCAGCGTTACATCCCGGTACCGAACAGCCACGAAAATCCGACAGAGCATTTCCGCATTGACGGCGAACACTGGGCGAATGCTGAGGATGCTGGAACCATTATCCGCATCATTCACTCCCATCCAGGCGACGGCGCCCGGCCTATCCCTTCAGACCTCGATCGCCAGCAGTGCAATAACTCCGGCGTAGTCTGGGGCATCTACGCGCCGGACTGCGATGAATATGCAGAGGTAACGCCGGACGCCATCCCGCTGATTGGCCGCCCGTTCATTCTGGGCTCGCACGACTGCTGGGGGCTGGTCATGGACTGGCATGCCACCCAGGGCGTGATGCTTAACGATTTCCGGGTGGATTACCCATGGTGGGAAAGTCAGTACCCGGACAACCTCTATTTCGACAACTGGGAGCGGGAAGGGTTTGTCGAATGCGACCCGACAACCGGCTGCATGGTCATCATGCAGGTTGAATCCGCTAAGTGGAACCACGCGGGGATCATTACCGAAGAAGGCGAGCTGCTGCACCATCTTTACGGTCAGCCTTCATGCGTCACGCCGTACGCCCGCGGCTACTTCAAAGACCGGACCATGATCTGCGTCCGTCACAAAGACCTGCAGCAGGAGATTCAGCCATGGCGCGTTTAA
- a CDS encoding tail assembly protein, whose amino-acid sequence MARLTTIRLYGALGARFGRVHRLSVQTSAEAVKALCINFDGLESYLMNAKKNGMTFAVFRGKRNIGADDFRDLAGDSDIRIAPVMEGAKKAGMFQTILGAVMVVAGIATGILTGWTGIGATFAAGLIMSGGSMMAGGIYQMLSPQPKGLQGRDDPDNKPSYAFGGAVNRARRHRRRSPAFRLLRTRPVSGFN is encoded by the coding sequence ATGGCGCGTTTAACCACTATTCGACTGTATGGCGCCCTGGGGGCCCGGTTTGGCCGCGTTCACCGACTGTCGGTTCAGACCTCGGCAGAGGCCGTAAAGGCACTCTGCATCAACTTCGACGGGCTTGAAAGCTACCTGATGAACGCCAAAAAGAACGGCATGACTTTCGCAGTGTTCCGCGGTAAGCGCAATATCGGTGCAGATGACTTCAGGGATCTGGCCGGGGACAGTGATATCCGTATCGCACCAGTGATGGAGGGGGCGAAAAAGGCGGGTATGTTCCAGACGATACTGGGTGCTGTTATGGTCGTTGCCGGTATTGCGACAGGTATTCTAACTGGCTGGACCGGTATCGGTGCGACGTTTGCTGCTGGATTGATAATGTCCGGTGGCTCAATGATGGCAGGCGGTATCTACCAGATGCTCTCACCACAGCCCAAAGGCCTGCAGGGGCGTGATGACCCAGACAATAAGCCCAGCTATGCCTTCGGCGGCGCAGTGAACCGGGCACGCAGACACAGACGCCGATCCCCGGCTTTCCGGCTGTTGAGAACGAGACCAGTATCGGGGTTCAACTGA